From one Halosimplex rubrum genomic stretch:
- a CDS encoding MBL fold metallo-hydrolase → MPKRLAEGVWLLDIGLVPPFATNGYLVDDGTVTLIDPGLPWNRPSLGSELSDIGYEVSDIDRVFLTHYDIDHTGGLRALDGAFDGAVYIGADDLALGSGESDPKILHHKGLFHRIARRIYPLPDHMDIRGVADGDEIGRFTAYHTPGHNPGHTVFVHDSGAAFLGDLTWEDDGRLTPPFWLDSYDMRALTESIRDLSERVPPFEVAAMGHGTPIVRDGRRALLECAARL, encoded by the coding sequence ATGCCGAAGCGACTCGCCGAGGGGGTCTGGTTGCTCGATATCGGGCTGGTGCCGCCGTTCGCGACCAACGGCTACCTGGTCGACGACGGCACCGTCACCCTGATCGACCCCGGCCTCCCGTGGAACCGACCGTCGCTCGGGTCGGAGCTGAGCGATATCGGCTACGAGGTGAGCGATATCGACCGGGTCTTCCTCACCCACTACGACATCGACCACACCGGCGGGCTCCGGGCGCTCGACGGCGCGTTCGACGGGGCGGTGTACATCGGCGCCGACGACCTCGCGCTCGGGAGCGGCGAGAGCGACCCGAAGATCCTCCACCACAAGGGACTGTTCCACCGGATCGCCCGACGGATCTATCCGCTGCCCGATCACATGGACATCCGCGGCGTCGCGGACGGCGACGAGATCGGGCGGTTCACCGCCTACCACACCCCGGGCCACAACCCCGGCCACACCGTCTTCGTCCACGACTCCGGGGCGGCCTTTCTCGGCGACCTCACCTGGGAGGACGACGGCCGGCTCACGCCGCCGTTCTGGCTCGATTCGTACGATATGCGTGCGCTGACCGAGAGCATCCGGGACCTGAGCGAGCGCGTCCCGCCGTTCGAGGTCGCCGCGATGGGCCACGGAACGCCGATCGTTCGGGACGGCCGGCGGGCGCTGCTGGAGTGTGCCGCTCGGCTGTAG
- a CDS encoding tRNA uridine(34) 5-carboxymethylaminomethyl modification radical SAM/GNAT enzyme Elp3: MSTEIPDAADLDADEPEAFLKACRELVDRILSGEIESEDVETAKKEVCGKYSSPKVPRNSDLIDFGPDERREELEEVLQRKPVRTASGVSPVAIMTSPKRCPHGKCLYCPGGPDSEFSSAQSYTGHEPAAARGVQNDYDPYGQVRLRLEQLRQIGHPVDKVELILMGGTMTARSHDYQEWFVKRALEAMNEYDPEGNPEPAEDESFAQDPDEREFSYVEDVIAENETADVRNIATTFETKPDWCDPEQIDRMLDLGATKVEVGVQTTFERINREMHRGHGTQDAIDANRRLRDSGFKVGFHMMPGQPGMSKEMCLEDFRRIFDNTDWRPDFLKIYPTLVVEGTVTYDWYQRDEFEPLENEEAAELVAEIKSMIPEYTRLQRVQRDIPADFIEGGVWKSNLRQLARQRMDDHGWSCDCIRCREVGHHDEEPEEVTLATDTYEVAGGKEHFISFEDREKGVLVGFCRLRFPNDPVRRELQGAAVVRELHVYGSEVGVGQSAGEDEGSHQHRGYGKRLLAEAERLAADAGYGKLAVLSGIGVRQYYREKLGYRQDGPYVSKRL, from the coding sequence ATGAGCACCGAGATACCGGACGCGGCCGACCTCGACGCCGACGAGCCCGAGGCGTTCCTGAAAGCCTGCCGGGAACTGGTCGACCGCATCCTCTCGGGCGAGATCGAGAGCGAGGACGTGGAGACGGCGAAAAAGGAGGTCTGCGGCAAGTACTCCTCGCCGAAGGTCCCCCGAAATTCGGACCTGATCGACTTCGGCCCCGACGAGCGCCGGGAGGAACTGGAGGAGGTACTCCAGCGCAAGCCCGTCCGCACCGCATCGGGCGTCTCGCCGGTGGCGATCATGACCTCGCCCAAGCGCTGTCCCCACGGGAAGTGTCTGTACTGCCCCGGCGGCCCGGACTCGGAGTTCTCCTCCGCGCAGTCCTACACGGGCCACGAGCCGGCGGCCGCCCGCGGCGTGCAGAACGACTACGACCCCTACGGGCAGGTCCGCCTGCGGCTCGAACAGCTCCGGCAGATCGGTCACCCCGTCGACAAAGTGGAGCTGATCTTGATGGGCGGGACGATGACCGCCCGGAGCCACGACTACCAGGAGTGGTTCGTCAAGCGCGCCTTAGAGGCGATGAACGAGTACGACCCCGAAGGCAACCCTGAGCCCGCCGAGGACGAGAGCTTCGCGCAGGATCCCGACGAGCGCGAGTTCAGCTACGTCGAGGACGTGATCGCCGAGAACGAGACCGCCGACGTCCGCAACATCGCGACCACGTTCGAGACCAAGCCCGACTGGTGTGACCCCGAGCAGATCGACCGGATGCTCGACCTGGGCGCGACGAAGGTCGAGGTCGGGGTGCAGACCACCTTCGAGCGCATCAACCGGGAGATGCACCGCGGCCACGGCACGCAGGACGCCATCGACGCCAACCGCCGGCTGCGCGACTCGGGGTTCAAAGTCGGCTTCCACATGATGCCCGGCCAGCCGGGGATGTCCAAGGAGATGTGCCTGGAGGACTTCCGGCGCATCTTCGACAACACCGACTGGCGCCCGGACTTCCTGAAGATCTACCCCACCCTCGTCGTCGAGGGGACGGTCACCTACGACTGGTACCAGCGCGACGAGTTCGAGCCGCTCGAAAACGAGGAAGCCGCGGAGCTGGTCGCCGAGATCAAGTCGATGATCCCCGAGTACACGCGCCTGCAGCGCGTCCAGCGGGACATCCCCGCCGACTTCATCGAGGGCGGCGTCTGGAAGTCCAACCTCCGGCAGCTCGCTCGTCAGCGCATGGACGACCACGGCTGGTCCTGCGACTGCATCCGCTGTCGGGAGGTCGGCCACCACGACGAGGAACCCGAGGAGGTCACGCTCGCCACCGACACCTACGAGGTCGCTGGCGGGAAAGAGCACTTCATCAGCTTCGAAGACCGCGAGAAGGGGGTCCTCGTCGGATTCTGCCGCTTGCGGTTCCCGAACGACCCCGTCCGGCGCGAGTTGCAGGGGGCCGCCGTGGTCCGCGAACTCCACGTCTACGGGAGCGAAGTCGGTGTGGGACAGTCAGCGGGCGAGGACGAGGGGAGCCACCAGCACCGCGGCTACGGCAAGCGCCTGCTGGCCGAGGCCGAGCGGCTGGCCGCCGACGCGGGCTACGGCAAGCTGGCCGTCCTCTCGGGCATCGGTGTCCGGCAGTACTACCGCGAGAAACTCGGCTATCGACAGGACGGCCCGTACGTGAGCAAGCGGTTGTGA
- a CDS encoding cupin domain-containing protein has product MPATDFDAERAYSDDQFSARGVFKSDHLKAVCGYFEPGQFIPVHAPDSDVVVHVRSGTGVVREGDTDHEVGPGDVVVVPAGVDRGVKADEGGRLEALLVTAPPPTDAEHDPVREGLRRGVFDPEAAKADD; this is encoded by the coding sequence ATGCCAGCGACGGACTTCGACGCCGAACGGGCGTACAGCGACGACCAGTTCTCGGCCCGGGGCGTGTTCAAGAGCGACCACCTGAAAGCGGTCTGTGGCTACTTCGAGCCCGGACAGTTCATCCCGGTCCACGCGCCCGACAGCGACGTGGTCGTCCACGTCCGTTCGGGGACGGGCGTCGTCCGCGAGGGCGACACCGACCACGAAGTCGGCCCCGGCGACGTGGTGGTCGTCCCCGCCGGCGTCGACCGCGGCGTGAAAGCCGACGAGGGCGGCCGTCTGGAGGCGCTGCTGGTCACCGCGCCGCCGCCGACCGACGCCGAACACGATCCTGTCCGGGAGGGGTTGCGTCGGGGCGTGTTCGACCCGGAGGCGGCGAAAGCGGACGACTGA
- a CDS encoding cupin domain-containing protein, translated as MTDGSDPDRVVSESDLDWDEYYHGERQFRRKQLGVAAGGEELGTSLYELESGNRTWPRHYHAGNEEAIYVLGGELTLFLGNGGTGEGDGAEETEHVLEPGDYVALPSGPDHAHEVEARGDETARFLVISTMNEPDLSVLVERDAAMLFAGGAPGNYDDRYVSQTVDLDTEVDYWDE; from the coding sequence ATGACCGACGGAAGTGATCCGGACCGCGTCGTCTCCGAATCGGATCTGGACTGGGACGAGTACTACCACGGCGAGCGACAGTTCCGCCGGAAGCAATTAGGGGTCGCGGCCGGCGGCGAGGAGCTGGGCACCAGCCTCTACGAACTCGAATCGGGCAATCGCACGTGGCCCCGGCACTACCACGCCGGCAACGAAGAAGCGATCTACGTCCTCGGCGGCGAACTGACGCTGTTCCTCGGGAACGGCGGAACCGGAGAGGGAGACGGCGCCGAGGAGACCGAACACGTCCTCGAACCCGGCGACTACGTCGCGCTCCCGAGCGGGCCGGACCACGCCCACGAGGTCGAGGCTCGGGGCGACGAGACCGCCCGATTTCTGGTGATCTCGACGATGAACGAGCCGGATCTGTCTGTCCTCGTCGAGCGCGACGCGGCGATGCTGTTCGCGGGCGGCGCGCCCGGCAACTACGACGACCGGTACGTCTCGCAAACGGTGGATCTGGACACCGAGGTGGATTACTGGGACGAGTAG
- a CDS encoding DHH family phosphoesterase, with protein sequence MGSCIICGKSVDGRICDLHEEDVVFEFRGNQPDQLTVDRYYRGTVDGYAEFGVFVDIGDSVTGLLHRSELDRRLESLDWESGDTVFVQVQQVRDNGNVDLGWSIRQAENEFRGTLVDDPDQGAPYLKEDESGNEDAAADDGSAADSPDDSEETDDADVTATTEDADESDEDEGDEQVEPTSTADAAATEAPAAATETDAGSSDGGTAAASGGAAAAVAEEETEEEADEPSEPSHVAIETLDDRVGETVRLEGVVESARQTSGPTVFEIRDETDSVECAAFKEAGVRAYPEIDTDDVVRLDGEVRERRGELQVETEALVKLADDDRATVEDRLADALTAQAEPDAVDPIVADETVEALTGDVRDVATAVRRAVLEERPVVVRHAATADGYVAGVALERATLPLVRDQHDQHDAVYHYFDRRPLEEGVYDMDDATKDATRMLEARERHDEKLPLFVFVAAGATRESLDGFELLDLYGAGRALVDDVAVDPEIGEAVDAAVAPDGAQETTTATLAANVAAHVNDDVREDLQHLPAVSYWEDTPEAYADAASEAGYDADATREVREAVALEAYYQSYEDKRELITDLLFGEGDGPGGLAGHVSEQFREKLDAEIETAEANLDRQTLDDTTVAVLDTDAFTHRYEFPPTALLLDELHRRHRDDVSAVIGVSDDELHIRSDHAIDVRDVAERAREWVPNAGLTATSARDGKLEYIAGERSAVLDTVIDVVADEVA encoded by the coding sequence ATGGGTTCGTGTATCATCTGCGGGAAGTCTGTCGACGGTCGCATCTGCGACCTCCACGAGGAAGACGTCGTCTTCGAGTTCCGCGGGAACCAGCCCGACCAGCTGACGGTCGATCGCTACTACCGCGGAACCGTGGACGGGTACGCCGAGTTCGGCGTGTTCGTCGACATCGGCGACAGCGTCACCGGACTGCTCCACCGAAGCGAGCTCGACCGACGGCTCGAGAGCCTCGACTGGGAGTCCGGTGACACCGTCTTCGTGCAGGTTCAGCAGGTTCGAGACAACGGGAACGTGGACCTGGGCTGGTCGATCCGCCAGGCCGAAAACGAGTTCCGCGGGACCCTCGTCGACGACCCCGACCAGGGCGCACCGTATCTCAAAGAGGACGAGTCGGGAAATGAGGACGCGGCAGCCGACGACGGTTCGGCTGCCGACTCGCCCGACGACAGCGAGGAAACCGACGACGCGGACGTGACGGCGACCACCGAAGACGCCGACGAGAGCGACGAGGACGAGGGCGACGAGCAGGTCGAGCCGACCTCGACCGCCGACGCCGCCGCGACGGAGGCGCCCGCCGCTGCGACCGAGACCGACGCCGGGTCGAGCGACGGTGGAACGGCCGCCGCGAGCGGTGGCGCCGCCGCCGCGGTCGCCGAGGAAGAGACGGAGGAGGAAGCGGACGAACCGTCGGAGCCGAGTCACGTCGCCATCGAGACGCTCGACGACCGGGTCGGCGAGACCGTCCGGCTCGAAGGCGTCGTCGAGAGCGCACGACAGACCAGCGGCCCGACGGTCTTCGAGATCCGCGACGAGACCGACAGCGTGGAGTGCGCCGCGTTCAAGGAGGCGGGCGTCCGCGCCTACCCCGAGATCGACACCGACGACGTGGTCCGCCTGGACGGCGAGGTCCGCGAACGCCGCGGCGAGCTCCAGGTCGAGACCGAGGCGCTGGTGAAGCTCGCGGACGACGACCGGGCGACCGTCGAGGACCGGCTGGCCGACGCGCTCACCGCGCAGGCCGAGCCCGACGCGGTCGACCCCATCGTCGCCGACGAGACGGTCGAGGCGCTCACCGGGGACGTGCGCGACGTGGCGACGGCGGTCCGCCGCGCGGTGCTCGAAGAGCGACCGGTCGTGGTCCGCCACGCGGCGACCGCCGACGGCTACGTCGCCGGCGTCGCCCTGGAGCGGGCGACGCTCCCGCTCGTGCGCGACCAGCACGACCAGCACGACGCGGTGTACCACTACTTCGACCGCCGCCCGCTGGAGGAGGGCGTCTACGACATGGACGACGCGACGAAAGACGCGACGCGCATGCTGGAGGCCCGCGAGCGCCACGACGAGAAGCTGCCGCTGTTCGTCTTCGTCGCCGCCGGCGCGACCCGCGAGTCGCTCGACGGCTTCGAACTGCTCGATCTGTACGGCGCCGGCCGCGCGCTGGTCGACGACGTGGCGGTCGACCCCGAGATCGGAGAGGCGGTCGACGCCGCCGTCGCGCCCGACGGCGCTCAGGAGACCACGACTGCGACACTGGCCGCCAACGTCGCCGCCCACGTCAACGACGACGTGCGCGAGGACCTGCAGCACCTCCCCGCAGTGAGCTACTGGGAGGACACCCCCGAGGCGTACGCCGACGCCGCCAGCGAGGCGGGCTACGACGCCGACGCCACCCGCGAGGTCCGCGAGGCCGTCGCGCTGGAGGCGTACTATCAGTCCTACGAGGACAAGCGCGAGCTGATCACCGACCTGCTGTTCGGCGAGGGCGACGGGCCCGGCGGGCTCGCCGGTCACGTCAGCGAGCAGTTCCGCGAGAAGCTCGACGCCGAGATCGAGACCGCGGAGGCCAACCTCGACAGGCAGACGCTCGACGACACGACGGTCGCGGTGCTGGACACCGACGCCTTCACCCACCGCTACGAGTTCCCGCCGACCGCGCTCCTGCTGGACGAACTCCACCGCCGCCACCGCGACGACGTGAGCGCGGTCATCGGCGTCTCCGACGACGAGCTCCACATCCGCAGCGACCACGCCATCGACGTGCGCGACGTGGCCGAACGCGCCCGCGAGTGGGTGCCCAACGCCGGGCTGACCGCCACGTCCGCCCGCGACGGCAAGCTGGAGTACATCGCCGGCGAGCGTTCGGCGGTCCTCGACACGGTCATCGACGTCGTCGCCGACGAAGTCGCCTGA
- a CDS encoding YIP1 family protein — protein MTQWVENPSGGRDRGAAALARAWMEVLVRPRRLFRSGVAPGDQAPGLVFAGAVVLVEELTRIATGAAAYPVLSDQPTLSTVLFLALAVVLVAPAALHLTAALQTVILIAAAPDRAGVSETVQVIAYAAAPCVFAGFPYPGVRVAATAYASVLLAVGVSDVHDVALPKAAVLTAVPAALAFGYGFRGFAALSEVTGLTWADVAASLA, from the coding sequence GTGACACAGTGGGTCGAGAACCCGTCGGGCGGGCGCGACCGCGGGGCCGCGGCGCTCGCACGCGCGTGGATGGAGGTGCTGGTCAGGCCCCGTCGACTGTTCCGGTCGGGCGTGGCGCCGGGCGACCAGGCGCCGGGGCTGGTGTTCGCCGGGGCGGTCGTCCTCGTCGAGGAACTGACGCGCATCGCGACCGGCGCGGCCGCCTACCCGGTGTTGAGTGACCAACCGACCCTCTCGACGGTGCTGTTCCTGGCGCTGGCGGTCGTCCTCGTCGCGCCCGCGGCGTTGCACCTGACCGCCGCGCTCCAGACGGTGATCCTCATCGCGGCGGCTCCCGACCGCGCGGGCGTCAGCGAGACGGTGCAAGTCATCGCCTACGCCGCGGCGCCGTGCGTGTTCGCTGGGTTCCCCTATCCGGGCGTCCGCGTGGCCGCGACCGCGTACGCCAGCGTCCTGCTGGCCGTCGGTGTCAGCGACGTACACGACGTGGCGTTGCCGAAAGCCGCCGTCCTGACGGCCGTGCCCGCGGCGCTCGCCTTCGGCTACGGCTTCCGGGGGTTCGCCGCGCTCTCCGAGGTGACCGGGCTGACGTGGGCCGACGTGGCCGCGAGTCTCGCCTGA
- a CDS encoding FAD-dependent oxidoreductase — MSERYDLVIVGGGISGASLLYATAKFTDIDSIALVEKESDVAAINSHRTNNSQTLHFGDIETNYTLEKAEEVKEGAELLAGYLEHHDPDREMHAKRSKMVLGVGEEEVAQLDRRYGEEGFGELFPKLRPIDREEIADLEPKVVEGRDPDVAMRALQTPDGYVVDYGQTTKSFVERAAEEASVDVYTGTEVTSVEPTREGYEISTSDGDFECEAAVVAAGSHSLQIAKELGYGQDKVLLPVAGSFFLADDLLNGKVYTLQMKKLPFAAVHGDADVHDGSITRFGPTAKLVPTLERGRISTVSDFLDVFGLNAAAFLSYANILSDRVLLPYVLRNLVYDLPEVGPRQFLPHVQKVVPSVELDDIERAEGYGGVRPQIVDTSDRSLDMGEAKIVGKDIIFNITPSPGASTCLKNAMRDARTVVDFLDGDYAFDEAAFRAETIGHFPTADTGGPSVDTEGAAGVAADDD; from the coding sequence ATGTCAGAGAGATACGACCTCGTCATCGTCGGCGGCGGTATCAGTGGGGCATCGCTCCTGTACGCGACGGCGAAGTTCACGGACATCGACTCCATCGCGCTGGTCGAGAAGGAGTCGGACGTCGCGGCGATCAACTCACACCGGACGAACAACTCCCAGACGCTGCACTTCGGCGACATCGAGACCAACTACACGCTGGAGAAGGCCGAGGAAGTCAAGGAGGGCGCGGAACTGCTGGCGGGTTACCTCGAACACCACGACCCCGACAGGGAGATGCACGCCAAGCGGAGCAAGATGGTCCTCGGCGTGGGCGAGGAGGAGGTCGCCCAGCTGGACCGCCGCTACGGCGAGGAGGGCTTCGGCGAGCTGTTCCCGAAGCTCCGGCCCATCGACCGCGAGGAGATCGCCGACCTCGAACCGAAGGTCGTCGAGGGCCGCGACCCCGACGTGGCGATGCGCGCGCTCCAGACGCCGGACGGCTACGTCGTCGACTACGGCCAGACGACGAAGTCGTTCGTCGAGCGGGCGGCCGAGGAGGCCAGCGTCGATGTCTACACCGGCACCGAGGTCACGAGCGTCGAACCGACCCGGGAAGGCTACGAGATCTCCACGTCGGACGGCGACTTCGAGTGCGAGGCGGCCGTCGTCGCCGCCGGCTCCCACAGCCTCCAGATCGCCAAGGAACTGGGCTACGGCCAGGACAAGGTGCTGCTGCCGGTCGCGGGGAGTTTCTTCCTCGCCGACGACCTGCTGAACGGGAAGGTCTACACCCTCCAGATGAAGAAGCTGCCGTTCGCCGCGGTCCACGGCGACGCCGACGTACACGACGGGTCGATCACGCGGTTCGGCCCGACGGCCAAGCTCGTCCCGACGCTCGAACGGGGCCGGATATCGACGGTCTCGGACTTCCTCGACGTGTTCGGGCTGAACGCCGCGGCGTTTCTCAGCTACGCGAACATCCTCTCCGACAGGGTGCTGTTGCCGTACGTCCTCCGAAACCTCGTCTACGACCTCCCGGAGGTCGGCCCGCGGCAGTTCCTCCCGCACGTCCAGAAGGTCGTCCCGAGCGTCGAACTCGACGACATCGAGCGTGCCGAGGGGTACGGCGGCGTCCGCCCGCAGATCGTCGACACCAGCGACCGCTCGCTCGACATGGGCGAGGCGAAGATCGTCGGCAAGGACATCATCTTCAACATCACCCCCTCGCCGGGCGCCTCGACCTGTCTGAAGAACGCGATGCGGGACGCGCGGACGGTCGTCGACTTCCTCGACGGCGACTACGCGTTCGACGAGGCGGCGTTCCGCGCCGAGACCATCGGGCACTTCCCGACCGCCGACACCGGCGGTCCGTCGGTCGACACCGAGGGCGCCGCCGGAGTCGCCGCCGACGACGACTGA
- a CDS encoding DUF5804 family protein produces the protein MTRVCLVGSDDVNLRYELLSRETARDALATYDLREPFENSVGLETVSLGAAVALLNDLNWYLVRFADEAMVHEPSVSETEWLSRDLAAAVRDDAVGPDEAARFCKVYGLEAADAHADADGESDDSANDGATGAEHDGGPGSGVGADPAGPKRLVEPMYVTRTGNDIPDYDLRDVEETVVERVTESEFGA, from the coding sequence ATGACGCGGGTGTGCCTGGTCGGGTCCGACGACGTGAACCTCCGCTACGAGCTGCTCTCCCGAGAGACGGCTCGCGACGCCCTGGCCACCTACGACCTGCGGGAACCGTTCGAGAACTCGGTGGGGCTGGAGACCGTCAGCCTCGGCGCCGCGGTCGCGCTGCTGAACGACCTCAACTGGTACCTCGTCCGGTTCGCCGACGAGGCGATGGTACACGAACCGAGCGTCAGCGAGACCGAGTGGCTCTCCCGCGACCTCGCGGCCGCGGTCCGCGACGACGCCGTCGGCCCCGACGAGGCCGCCCGCTTCTGCAAGGTCTACGGCCTCGAAGCCGCGGACGCCCACGCCGACGCAGACGGTGAATCCGACGACTCCGCGAACGACGGCGCCACGGGAGCCGAACACGACGGTGGGCCAGGGAGCGGCGTCGGCGCCGACCCCGCCGGACCGAAGCGCCTCGTCGAGCCGATGTACGTCACGCGGACCGGGAACGACATTCCGGACTACGACCTCCGGGACGTCGAGGAGACGGTCGTCGAACGCGTCACGGAGTCGGAGTTCGGCGCCTGA
- a CDS encoding tRNA sulfurtransferase, with protein sequence MHPPGADVVVVRHGEIGTKSEHVGTKMERRLRENLAAVLDDRGVDAEIEQRRFRLRLHTDDPEAATAAAADTFGVVSASPAVRAEPTLDAICEGLTDAAREGYDGGTFAVSARRAGVESAHPFSSTDIEREGGSAVWDAAESAGVDPEVDLDDPDTEFFVDCREDDALVFLEKRAGPGGLPLGTQDPVVALMSGGIDSPVAAWELMKRGAPVVPLYVDLGDYGGVDHRARAVSTTGTLARYAPDRDMRLRIAPAGDAVAAIADAVDVGRMLVLRRFMFRVAAAVAEEHGAVGVVTGEAVGQKSSQTTANLAVTSAAVDLPVHRPLLTVDKTDITARADEIGTFHESTIPAGCERLAPDYPETRGRLGAIEEREPDGLAERASAVVDRLEVADGGDGAAEDPAEGETA encoded by the coding sequence ATGCACCCGCCGGGCGCCGACGTGGTCGTGGTCCGCCACGGCGAGATCGGGACCAAGAGCGAACACGTGGGCACGAAGATGGAGCGACGGCTCCGCGAGAACCTCGCGGCCGTCCTCGACGACCGCGGCGTCGACGCCGAGATCGAACAGCGCCGCTTCCGCCTGCGACTGCACACCGACGACCCCGAGGCCGCGACCGCCGCGGCCGCCGACACCTTCGGTGTCGTCTCGGCGAGCCCGGCCGTTCGCGCCGAACCGACGCTCGACGCCATCTGCGAGGGGCTGACCGACGCCGCCCGCGAGGGCTACGACGGCGGGACCTTCGCCGTCTCGGCCCGCCGAGCGGGCGTGGAGTCCGCCCATCCGTTCTCCAGCACCGACATCGAACGGGAGGGCGGCAGCGCCGTCTGGGACGCCGCCGAGTCGGCGGGGGTCGACCCCGAGGTGGATCTGGACGACCCGGACACCGAGTTCTTCGTCGACTGCCGCGAGGACGACGCGCTGGTCTTCCTTGAGAAGCGGGCCGGTCCGGGCGGGTTGCCGCTCGGGACCCAGGATCCGGTGGTCGCGCTGATGAGCGGCGGCATCGACTCGCCGGTCGCGGCGTGGGAGCTGATGAAACGCGGTGCGCCCGTGGTCCCGCTGTACGTCGATCTGGGGGACTACGGCGGGGTGGACCACCGGGCGCGGGCGGTCTCGACGACGGGGACGCTCGCCCGGTACGCTCCCGACCGGGACATGCGCCTGCGCATCGCGCCGGCCGGCGACGCCGTCGCGGCGATCGCCGACGCGGTCGACGTGGGGCGGATGCTCGTCCTGCGTCGGTTCATGTTCCGCGTCGCCGCGGCCGTCGCCGAGGAGCACGGTGCGGTGGGCGTCGTCACCGGCGAGGCCGTCGGCCAGAAGTCCAGCCAGACGACGGCCAACCTCGCGGTCACGAGCGCCGCCGTCGACCTCCCCGTCCACCGGCCGCTGCTGACCGTCGACAAGACGGACATCACGGCGCGAGCAGACGAGATCGGCACCTTCCACGAGTCGACGATCCCGGCCGGCTGCGAGCGGCTCGCGCCCGACTACCCCGAGACTCGGGGGCGCCTCGGCGCGATCGAGGAGCGCGAGCCCGACGGCCTGGCGGAGCGAGCGAGCGCGGTGGTCGACCGCCTCGAAGTCGCCGACGGCGGTGACGGCGCTGCCGAGGACCCCGCGGAAGGCGAAACCGCTTAG
- a CDS encoding methionine adenosyltransferase, with product MTNRNVSVQPAAGRAVEDQEVEIVERKGLGHPDSICDGIAETVSQALAQTYLDRVGKVLHYNTDETQLVAGNAAPAFGGGEVQEPIYLLIVGRATKEYEGTKIPAETIALEAARDYLEANFPHLDVGTDVIVDVRLGEGSGDLQEVFGEEGSVPMANDTSYGVGHAPLSETEQIVLNVERRLNGEYSDDNPAVGQDIKVMGKREGDRIDVTVAAAAVDAHVGGLDEYREVVAGVREFVGEVAGEYTDREVTVHVNTADDYDEGAIYLTTTGTSAEQGDDGSVGRGNRANGLITPNRPMSMEATSGKNPVNHIGKIYNLLSTEIAQSVVAEVDGIRQLQIRLLSQIGSPIDEPHVADATLITEDGVSVADIESEVVAAIDEELANVTDVTRRVIDGELSTF from the coding sequence ATGACGAACAGGAACGTTAGCGTCCAGCCGGCGGCCGGGCGGGCCGTCGAGGACCAGGAAGTGGAGATCGTCGAGCGGAAGGGTCTGGGCCATCCCGACTCGATCTGCGACGGGATCGCCGAGACCGTCTCCCAGGCGCTCGCGCAGACCTATCTCGACCGCGTCGGGAAAGTGCTGCACTACAACACCGACGAGACCCAGCTGGTCGCGGGCAACGCGGCGCCCGCGTTCGGCGGCGGCGAGGTGCAGGAACCCATCTATCTGCTGATCGTCGGCCGCGCGACCAAGGAGTACGAGGGGACGAAGATCCCCGCCGAGACCATCGCGCTGGAGGCCGCGCGCGACTACCTGGAGGCGAACTTCCCGCATCTGGACGTGGGGACGGACGTGATCGTCGACGTGCGCCTCGGCGAGGGCAGCGGCGACCTGCAGGAGGTCTTCGGCGAGGAGGGGTCGGTCCCGATGGCCAACGACACGAGCTACGGGGTCGGTCACGCGCCGCTCAGCGAGACCGAGCAGATCGTCCTGAACGTCGAGCGCCGGCTCAACGGCGAGTACAGCGACGACAACCCCGCGGTCGGCCAGGACATCAAGGTCATGGGCAAACGCGAGGGCGACCGGATCGACGTGACCGTCGCCGCGGCGGCGGTCGACGCCCACGTCGGCGGCCTGGACGAGTACCGCGAGGTCGTCGCGGGCGTCCGCGAGTTCGTCGGCGAGGTCGCCGGCGAGTACACCGACCGCGAGGTGACGGTCCACGTCAACACCGCCGACGACTACGACGAGGGCGCCATCTACCTCACGACCACGGGCACCTCCGCCGAGCAGGGCGACGACGGCTCGGTCGGGCGGGGCAACCGCGCCAACGGGCTCATCACCCCCAACCGGCCGATGAGCATGGAGGCCACCAGCGGCAAGAACCCCGTCAACCACATCGGGAAGATCTACAACCTCCTCTCGACGGAGATCGCCCAGTCGGTCGTCGCGGAGGTCGACGGCATCCGCCAGCTCCAGATCCGCCTGCTGAGCCAGATCGGGAGCCCCATCGACGAGCCACACGTCGCCGACGCGACGCTGATCACCGAGGACGGCGTCTCCGTTGCCGATATCGAGAGCGAGGTCGTCGCCGCCATCGACGAGGAACTCGCGAACGTGACCGACGTCACCCGGCGGGTCATCGACGGCGAGCTCTCGACGTTCTGA